One genomic region from Leifsonia sp. Root1293 encodes:
- a CDS encoding response regulator transcription factor: protein MNAERVTPDGTPTRVAIADDAMLLRTGISTVLTAGGCEIVASVGTAAELLMVVQERPVDAVVLDIRMPPTHTDEGIVALETLRAGGSKVGVLLLSMYATPAYAIRAMSAGGGTGYLLKDRVAEPERLVQAVRTVASGGSVVDSEVVAQLVAQKGNPSVEVLTPRERDVLALMAEGKSNSGIASTLFLSLKTVETHIGNIMSKLGIDESPTDHRRVLAVLRLLGQP from the coding sequence ATGAACGCGGAGAGAGTCACCCCGGACGGCACGCCGACCAGGGTCGCCATAGCCGACGACGCGATGCTGCTGCGCACGGGGATCTCCACGGTCCTCACCGCCGGCGGCTGCGAGATCGTCGCCTCGGTCGGCACGGCTGCGGAGTTGCTCATGGTCGTTCAGGAGCGCCCCGTCGACGCCGTCGTCCTCGACATCCGGATGCCGCCGACCCACACCGACGAGGGCATCGTCGCCCTCGAGACTCTGCGTGCCGGCGGCTCGAAGGTGGGCGTGCTGCTGCTCTCCATGTACGCGACGCCGGCATACGCCATCCGGGCCATGAGCGCCGGAGGAGGCACGGGCTACCTGCTGAAGGATCGCGTCGCCGAACCCGAGCGACTCGTCCAGGCCGTGCGCACCGTCGCATCGGGCGGCTCCGTCGTCGACAGCGAGGTCGTGGCGCAACTCGTCGCGCAGAAGGGCAACCCGTCCGTCGAGGTGCTGACCCCACGAGAACGTGACGTGCTCGCCCTCATGGCCGAGGGCAAGTCGAACTCCGGAATCGCATCGACGCTGTTCCTCAGCCTCAAGACCGTCGAGACGCACATCGGCAACATCATGTCGAAGCTCGGCATCGACGAGTCGCCCACGGACCACAGGCGCGTGCTCGCCGTGCTCCGCCTGCTCGGCCAGCCGTGA
- a CDS encoding GNAT family N-acetyltransferase: protein MGEITLEELSASNIAAANTLSLKPGQEQFIAPVSYSAETTVTDPAAAWQRVARLDDKVVGFIHGNFDPDNEHDEFRACIWRINVDADAQGQGVGRFLARSLAEEARTRGFDRITVMWEPGTEGPEAFFHRIGFVDVGQTQYGDVIGALAL from the coding sequence ATGGGTGAGATCACACTGGAAGAACTGTCCGCGTCGAATATCGCGGCGGCGAACACCCTGAGCCTGAAGCCCGGCCAGGAGCAGTTCATCGCGCCGGTCTCGTACTCGGCGGAGACGACGGTGACCGACCCGGCCGCCGCTTGGCAGCGCGTCGCCCGCCTCGACGACAAGGTCGTCGGCTTCATCCACGGCAACTTCGATCCCGACAACGAGCACGACGAGTTCCGCGCGTGCATCTGGCGGATCAACGTCGACGCCGATGCCCAGGGTCAGGGCGTCGGCCGTTTCCTCGCCCGCTCCCTCGCCGAGGAGGCGCGCACCCGCGGCTTCGACCGCATCACGGTCATGTGGGAGCCGGGCACAGAGGGACCGGAGGCGTTCTTCCACCGCATCGGCTTCGTCGACGTCGGCCAGACCCAGTACGGCGACGTCATCGGTGCCCTCGCGCTCTGA
- a CDS encoding sensor histidine kinase, producing the protein MTALRLRRLLLVALAAALIVAQEVIGFEAAALAQPWSLSGTIFHAFAGLSYAACAWIAWETADSPIPARIMITIAFLWLPPAFIAAMWPYGAVWPLLESVGLFWAVLQAGLVVVYPTGRFYGPVEKWLLAIGVVAAVIRMFAVLFVMPAPNRYPDCDCSPNVYAFAANQAAYSAIDLGFRVLGIALIIGIIVLVTVRWMRGTTPARNVAFIMPVALVLWCAAVTYGTVSDFTGGSSAVFTYLGYLGTASIPISFVAGLGFIRSLRGRVSDLMVHTRDGVDRDYWQAVLAETLRDPALKVYWWEPDVEGYVDSRGAVMSGEPERARPRGRALMAIESQSGRLAVIDHDRALSENQELLDAVSTALTLSVDNGRLREELEQTLDEVRESRVRIIEAGILARKKIERDLHDGSQQSLVSLALSLRMAITRASADGNDGLAADLEEALAQLSGSLKQLRELARGIHPSSLTLGGLGMAISELVSRSPVPVQVDVVVPDHLPPLTETTLYFFIAECLTNVAKYAEASHCGIHLAADDDGLSVSVTDDGRGGADFSKGTGLMGLVDRIAALGGTVELSMGEGGRGTTVAARIPAAALMEQRVG; encoded by the coding sequence GTGACGGCACTGCGGCTCCGCAGGCTGCTGCTCGTCGCGCTCGCGGCGGCGCTCATCGTCGCCCAGGAGGTCATCGGCTTCGAGGCAGCCGCCCTCGCGCAGCCGTGGTCGCTGAGCGGCACGATCTTCCACGCCTTCGCCGGGCTCAGCTACGCCGCGTGCGCCTGGATCGCCTGGGAGACGGCCGACTCGCCCATCCCCGCCCGCATCATGATCACGATCGCGTTCCTCTGGCTGCCGCCGGCGTTCATCGCCGCCATGTGGCCGTACGGCGCGGTCTGGCCGCTCCTGGAGTCCGTCGGACTGTTCTGGGCCGTCCTGCAGGCGGGACTGGTCGTGGTGTACCCGACAGGGCGGTTCTACGGCCCTGTGGAGAAATGGCTGCTCGCGATCGGCGTCGTCGCTGCCGTCATCCGCATGTTCGCCGTGCTGTTCGTGATGCCTGCTCCCAACCGCTACCCCGACTGCGACTGCTCGCCGAACGTCTACGCCTTCGCCGCGAACCAGGCGGCGTACTCCGCCATCGACCTCGGCTTCCGGGTGCTCGGCATCGCCCTGATCATCGGGATCATCGTGCTGGTCACGGTGCGCTGGATGCGCGGCACGACGCCCGCTCGCAACGTCGCCTTCATCATGCCGGTCGCCCTCGTGCTGTGGTGCGCTGCGGTGACCTACGGCACCGTCTCCGACTTCACCGGCGGCAGCTCGGCGGTGTTCACCTATCTCGGCTATCTCGGAACAGCGTCGATCCCGATCAGCTTCGTCGCTGGGCTCGGTTTCATCAGGAGCCTGAGGGGACGGGTGTCCGATCTCATGGTGCACACCCGCGACGGCGTCGACCGCGACTACTGGCAGGCCGTTCTCGCCGAGACGCTGCGGGACCCCGCCCTGAAGGTGTACTGGTGGGAGCCCGACGTCGAGGGGTACGTCGACTCGCGCGGCGCCGTGATGTCCGGCGAGCCGGAACGAGCACGCCCACGAGGGCGCGCACTCATGGCGATCGAATCGCAGTCGGGCCGCCTCGCCGTCATCGATCACGACAGGGCGCTGAGCGAGAATCAGGAGCTGCTGGACGCCGTGTCGACGGCACTGACGCTCTCCGTCGACAACGGACGACTGCGTGAGGAGCTCGAGCAGACGCTCGATGAGGTGCGCGAGTCCCGGGTGCGCATCATCGAGGCCGGCATCCTCGCCCGCAAGAAGATCGAGCGGGATCTCCACGACGGCTCTCAGCAGTCGCTCGTCTCCCTGGCACTCAGTCTGCGGATGGCGATCACCCGGGCGAGTGCCGACGGCAACGACGGGCTCGCTGCCGACCTCGAGGAGGCGCTCGCGCAGCTGAGCGGCTCGTTGAAGCAACTGCGGGAGCTCGCGCGTGGAATCCACCCGAGCTCTCTCACGCTCGGGGGCCTGGGCATGGCGATCAGCGAACTGGTGTCGCGGTCGCCGGTGCCCGTGCAGGTCGACGTGGTCGTTCCCGATCACCTCCCGCCGCTGACGGAGACCACGCTGTACTTCTTCATCGCGGAGTGCCTGACGAACGTCGCGAAATACGCCGAGGCGTCGCACTGCGGCATCCACCTGGCCGCTGACGACGACGGGCTGAGTGTGAGCGTCACCGACGACGGACGTGGGGGAGCCGACTTCTCCAAGGGCACGGGTCTCATGGGGCTCGTCGACCGCATCGCCGCGCTCGGCGGAACGGTCGAGCTGTCGATGGGCGAGGGCGGGCGCGGCACGACCGTCGCAGCACGCATCCCGGCCGCTGCCCTCATGGAGCAGCGCGTCGGCTGA
- a CDS encoding MGMT family protein has protein sequence MPSRSESGRTGSVGPSAGASVPRRPPAIAEGFVAAVLEVVDSIPPGHVMTYGDVAATLGSRGARVVGQVMARYGSDAPWWRVIRAGGHPPVDHEDRALVHYRAEGTPIVLTDAGYRVATSARWRP, from the coding sequence GTGCCCTCGCGCTCTGAGTCCGGGCGCACCGGTTCCGTCGGCCCGTCGGCTGGCGCATCCGTTCCCCGTCGTCCGCCCGCCATCGCGGAGGGCTTCGTCGCCGCCGTGCTCGAGGTCGTCGACTCGATTCCGCCCGGCCACGTCATGACATACGGCGACGTCGCGGCCACCCTCGGGTCCCGTGGCGCACGGGTCGTCGGCCAGGTCATGGCGCGATACGGCTCAGACGCCCCCTGGTGGCGCGTGATCAGGGCCGGCGGCCATCCGCCCGTCGACCACGAGGATCGAGCTCTCGTCCACTACCGGGCCGAGGGAACTCCGATCGTGCTGACGGATGCCGGCTACCGCGTCGCGACTTCGGCACGCTGGCGTCCCTGA
- a CDS encoding NADP-dependent isocitrate dehydrogenase — protein sequence MSKIKVEGTVVELDGDEMTRIIWQAIKDSLIHPYLDIDLEYYDLSIQKRDETDDQITVDAAHAILKHGVGVKCATITPDEARVEEFGLKKMWRSPNGTIRNILGGVIFREPIIISNIPRLVPGWNKPIIVGRHAFGDQYRATDFRFEGEGTLTMTFTPKDGSEPQSFEVFQSPGSGVAMGMYNLDDSIRDFARASLNYGLDRNYPVYLSTKNTILKAYDGRFKDLFQEVFETEFKEQFDAAGLTYEHRLIDDMVASSLKWEGGYVWACKNYDGDVQSDTVAQGFGSLGLMTSVLATPDGKVVEAEAAHGTVTRHYRQHQQGKPTSTNPIASIYAWTRGLSHRGKLDGNQELIDFATTLEDVVIKTVESGSMTKDLALLVGPEQGYETTEQFLESIAANLRARLA from the coding sequence TTGTCCAAGATCAAGGTTGAAGGCACCGTCGTCGAGCTCGACGGCGACGAGATGACACGCATCATCTGGCAGGCCATCAAGGATTCGCTCATCCACCCGTACCTCGACATCGACCTCGAGTACTACGACCTCTCCATTCAGAAGCGCGACGAGACCGACGACCAGATCACGGTCGACGCGGCTCACGCCATCCTGAAGCACGGCGTCGGCGTCAAGTGCGCGACCATCACCCCCGACGAGGCCCGCGTCGAGGAGTTCGGCCTCAAGAAGATGTGGCGCTCGCCGAACGGCACCATCCGCAACATCCTCGGCGGCGTGATCTTCCGCGAGCCGATCATCATCTCCAACATCCCGCGCCTGGTCCCCGGCTGGAACAAGCCGATCATCGTCGGCCGCCACGCCTTCGGCGACCAGTACCGCGCCACCGACTTCCGTTTCGAGGGGGAGGGCACCCTCACGATGACCTTCACGCCGAAGGACGGCTCGGAGCCGCAGTCCTTCGAGGTGTTCCAGTCGCCGGGTTCCGGCGTCGCCATGGGCATGTACAACCTGGACGACTCGATCCGCGACTTCGCCCGCGCCTCGCTCAACTACGGCCTCGACCGCAACTACCCGGTCTACCTCTCCACCAAGAACACGATCCTCAAGGCCTACGACGGCCGGTTCAAGGACCTGTTCCAGGAGGTCTTCGAGACCGAGTTCAAGGAGCAGTTCGACGCTGCGGGCCTCACCTACGAGCACCGCCTCATCGACGACATGGTCGCATCCTCGCTCAAGTGGGAGGGCGGCTACGTCTGGGCCTGCAAGAACTACGACGGCGACGTGCAGTCGGACACCGTCGCGCAGGGCTTCGGTTCGCTCGGCCTCATGACCAGCGTCCTGGCGACGCCGGACGGCAAGGTCGTCGAGGCCGAGGCGGCTCACGGCACCGTGACCCGTCACTACCGTCAGCACCAGCAGGGCAAGCCGACGTCGACCAACCCGATCGCCTCGATCTACGCGTGGACGCGCGGCCTCTCCCACCGCGGGAAGCTCGACGGCAACCAGGAGCTCATCGACTTCGCGACGACCCTCGAGGACGTCGTCATCAAGACCGTCGAATCCGGCTCGATGACCAAGGACCTCGCGCTCCTCGTTGGCCCGGAGCAGGGCTACGAGACGACAGAGCAGTTCCTCGAGTCGATCGCCGCCAACCTGCGCGCCCGCCTGGCGTAG
- a CDS encoding response regulator, translated as MVSRVVIVDDHDVFRDQVRRLLEADGFEVIGDAASAHSGLELVGDSLPDLVLLDVMLPDAMGFDVVPSLRALGSFAIVLTSSRDRSDYGSRIEASGADGFIPKDELSGAGLREFVA; from the coding sequence ATGGTGTCTCGGGTGGTGATCGTCGACGACCACGACGTGTTTCGTGATCAGGTGCGCAGGCTCCTCGAAGCCGACGGCTTCGAGGTGATCGGCGACGCCGCATCGGCTCATTCCGGACTCGAGCTGGTGGGTGACAGCCTGCCCGACCTGGTCCTGCTCGACGTGATGCTTCCGGATGCGATGGGCTTCGATGTCGTCCCATCGCTGCGCGCGCTCGGTTCGTTCGCTATCGTTCTCACATCGAGTCGCGATCGGAGTGACTACGGCAGTCGCATCGAAGCGAGCGGCGCCGACGGCTTCATCCCGAAGGACGAGCTCTCCGGAGCCGGCCTCCGCGAGTTCGTCGCCTGA